The Ranitomeya imitator isolate aRanImi1 chromosome 3, aRanImi1.pri, whole genome shotgun sequence genome has a window encoding:
- the LOC138670926 gene encoding uncharacterized protein gives MMDGVIGRISSLVTEVIFETNRLDIIVREKEAAAERRMMQRRRRRFWIHPINELRMTRGVQSTLYLELRCNPQKFFSYVRMRMEHFDYLVGKIEDVIQRQDTRMRLAITPAERLMVTLRFLATGESLTSLHFQFRLGISTIGGIVKDTCRAIWDTLQLEYIPQPTMEIWMRSSEQFERMCNFPNCVGAVDGKHIRIAKPAGTGSEYYNYKKYFSIVLMAIADANCRFLAVDIGAYGRSNDSQVFKNSPMGRCLYGDTYNFPPARPLPGTSEPALPYVCVGDEAFQLSPHLLKPYSSRELHRTKRVFNYRLTRARRVVECSFGILTAKWRVLLTAIKLDTKTVDDVVKACVVLHNFVISKEPVTLDDEQLETSLWDYRSASVRSTGSVTRMREQFAEYFLSPVGRIPWQDIIV, from the exons atgatggatggtgtaattgggaggatttcgagtttggttactgaagttatatttgagacgaatcgcctggatatcatagtgcgggagaaggaggcggcagcagaaagacggatgatgcaacggagaaggcgacgattctggatacatccaatcaatgagctgcggatgaccaggggtgtccagtccactctctatctggagttgcggtgcaacccccaaaaattctttagttatgtacggatgaggatggaacatttcgattatttggttggaaaaatagaggatgtcatccaaaggcaggacacaaggatgaggcttgccatcacaccggcggagcggctcatggtgacactgcg cttcctagctacgggtgagtctttgacttcactccatttccaattccggctggggatttccactattggcggaattgtgaaggacacatgtcgtgcgatttgggacactttacagctggagtatatcccacaaccaacaatggaaatctggatgagaagttccgaacaatttgagcgaatgtgtaattttccaaattgtgttggtgctgtggacggcaaacacattaggattgcaaaaccggcaggaacaggatcagagtactataactataaaaaatacttctcaattgtactcatggctattgctgacgccaactgccgattccttgctgtggatataggagcgtatggccggtccaacgactcccaagtgtttaaaaactctccgatgggtcgctgcctgtatggagatacatacaatttcccgccagcaagaccgctcccaggaaccagtgaaccagccttgccctatgtgtgtgtaggtgatgaagcctttcaactgtcgccgcacctactgaaaccatacagcagccgtgaattacaccgcaccaagcgggtatttaattaccgtcttaccagagcaagaagagtggtagagtgctctttcggtattttgacagcaaagtggagagttctgctgacggcaataaaactggatacaaaaactgtagacgatgttgtcaaggcatgtgtggtgctccataattttgttatttcaaaggagcccgttaccttggatgacgaacaattggagacatccttgtgggattaccgaagtgcctctgttcgctccaccggttctgttactaggatgagggaacagtttgctgaatattttttgtcacctgttgggcggattccatggcaagacataattgtgtga
- the LOC138670925 gene encoding uncharacterized protein produces the protein MSSSGSPPPQQQQVSESESDEELSEGTETGGDIEVEEEPSSPAAAAAAAAAAGAAERPAQHEGSPRRSQSRRTRRRGRPSASQCAPEYDSDIDIEALIEEVREREPLWNMADRRHADTSVTRRLWLEVCRNIFARWEDLLPQQQSKLCTKVRKRWRSLRDRFKREFNEEMQAPSGSAARKKRRYRYGTNLSFLRETMLSRVTYSSHRAPASTSAPSEAIPPESATGDHVGRPHTSHPSVPSTSSASTSGVQPSLLASDGQQIAFPLPHPSDPATSTPPVGSWRQRQRGQERSYAPEFLHLNAGFQNSFKILGEQVTAGFSMMQSRMSENQHEISSRLDRLHLDVSQAPANLFFQSMLRSMEKLSFDQQMRVMNSCHNALLKVINEPQSTPTPPHTSQSQFQHHAPQYHRQSQYPHHSQYQHHYQYPTRPTTQMYSPVFSSSLPSFPSPVSFPPTPTQHPSGQPPVFPPPSTTDATGRVSPIPPTDVVQPSSPSSHSYSTQQYQDL, from the exons atgtcctcttccggcagccctcctccacagcaacagcaggtatcg gaatcagaatccgatgaggagctgtcggaagggaccgagacgggtggagacatcgaagtggaggaggaaccaagt tctcctgctgctgctgctgctgctgctgctgctgctggtgctgctgaacgtccagcacagcatgaaggttctcccaggcgctcccagagtcggcggactcgacgccgcggtcggccatca gcttcacagtgtgctcccgaatacgattcagatatcgatattgaagccctcatcgaggaggttcgtgaacgggagccactgtggaacatggctgaccgcaggcatgctgataccagtgtcacccgtcggctctggttggaagtatgccggaacatctttgcgaggtgggaggaccttcttccacagcagcagagcaaactat gtaccaaggttaggaagcggtggcggtcattgagggatcgctttaagagggagtttaacgaggagatgcaggccccgagtggctcagcagcaaggaagaagaggaggtacagatatggcacgaacctctccttcctgagggaaaccatgctgagtagagt cacctactccagccaccgtgcgcctgcatctacctctgcaccctctgaagcgatccctcctgagtccgccaccggggaccacgtcggtaggccccacacctctcacccctctgtcccctccacttcatccgcctctaccagtggagtgcagccttccttactcgcatctgatggtcaacagatagcgttccctttaccccacccctctgaccctgccacctctacaccaccggtaggttcatggcggcagcgtcagaggggtcaggaaaggagctatgctcctgagttcttgcatctaaatgcaggcttccaaaattcatttaaaattttgggagaacaagtgactgctggtttcagcatgatgcaatcacgcatgagtgaaaaccaacatgaaatcagcagtcgcttggatagactgcatttagatgtaagtcaagctccagccaatcttttttttcagtccatgctcaggagcatggaaaagctttcttttgatcagcagatgcgggtaatgaatagctgccataacgctctgctgaaggtaattaacgaaccccaatctacccccacacctccccacacatcccagtcccaatttcaacaccatgccccacaatatcaccgccagtcccaatatccacatcactctcaatatcaacatcactaccaatacccaacccggcccacaacccaaatgtattcacccgtgttttcttcatctttgcccagctttccttccccagtaagttttccacctaccccaacacaacacccctctggtcagcctcctgttttcccccccccttccactacagacgcaacaggtagggtttccccaatcccacctaccgacgtggtccaaccttccagcccctcctcccatagttactccacccaacaataccaggacctgtga